A genomic segment from Pseudobacteriovorax antillogorgiicola encodes:
- the bfr gene encoding bacterioferritin, with product MKGEQDVIKGLNEVLTGQLTAINQYFLHARMLKDWGYEKIAKPVYKESIRQMKVAEKVTDRILLLEGLPNYQKLLKLSIGESAIECLGNDLKFCSGACQKLAVNTKLCLDKLDHVSRELLEDIEVGEQKFLLWLETQQYNIKELGPEKYLAEQL from the coding sequence ATGAAAGGTGAACAGGACGTAATCAAAGGACTCAATGAAGTTCTGACAGGGCAGTTGACAGCCATCAATCAGTATTTTTTGCATGCAAGGATGCTGAAGGACTGGGGCTACGAAAAGATTGCCAAGCCAGTGTATAAAGAGTCGATTAGGCAGATGAAGGTTGCTGAAAAAGTGACAGATAGAATCCTGTTGCTTGAAGGGCTGCCCAATTATCAGAAATTACTCAAGTTGTCGATTGGGGAGTCGGCAATTGAGTGTCTCGGCAACGACTTGAAGTTTTGCTCTGGGGCGTGCCAAAAGCTAGCGGTTAACACCAAGCTTTGCCTCGACAAGCTCGATCATGTTTCTCGGGAACTTTTGGAAGATATTGAAGTGGGGGAGCAGAAGTTTTTGCTTTGGCTTGAGACCCAGCAATACAATATCAAGGAGCTAGGGCCGGAGAAATATCTCGCTGAGCAATTGTAG
- the bfr gene encoding bacterioferritin gives MKGHPDIIAALNDLLTSELTSIDIYFVQSKILRNMGYNKLYEQLNHEMEDEQGHATRVIERIIFLEGTPDVSKREPFTVDTDVKTMFENDLKYEHVVRDKLIKIIDLCFKHHDYVTKEAVEPLLQDTEEDHIDWLETQLSVIDEIGIKNYLAEKL, from the coding sequence ATGAAAGGTCATCCCGATATTATTGCAGCGCTCAATGACCTGCTAACCAGTGAACTAACATCCATCGACATTTATTTTGTACAGTCGAAGATCTTGAGGAACATGGGCTACAATAAGCTCTATGAGCAGCTCAATCACGAGATGGAAGACGAGCAAGGCCATGCGACTCGGGTGATCGAAAGGATCATCTTCCTAGAGGGAACACCAGACGTATCCAAGCGAGAGCCGTTTACCGTTGATACCGATGTGAAAACCATGTTTGAAAACGACTTGAAATATGAGCATGTGGTTAGAGATAAGCTCATTAAAATCATAGACCTCTGTTTCAAGCATCATGACTACGTGACCAAAGAAGCTGTGGAGCCGCTTCTTCAGGATACGGAAGAAGATCATATCGATTGGCTTGAAACCCAGCTGAGCGTTATTGATGAAATTGGAATCAAGAACTATCTTGCTGAAAAACTATAG
- a CDS encoding GNAT family N-acetyltransferase — translation MEIRIVKSMSKIERDDWKPLESRNFPFTDYDFLASLERSGSLGERTGWFPHFFAAYVDHRLIGALIAYLKTNSYGEYIFDWEWANGFHHHQIPYYPKLTSSIPFTPATGTKLLLHSDYDQKEIREEVDKALLSLVKSSSCSSIHHLFIPQDELQAWQGSGYHLRYSQQYHWHNHAYQCFDDFLAKLKGKRAKEVRRERRQIAEQGVAIELLTGDSLDQMASDRFYQFYLATLDKKHGLDYLTQEFFRLVFQSMQDRIVLCVASYEGDWVAASLSFQKGDHLYGRYWGSTASFRSLHFELCYYQMIDYAIAKGLKLFEAGAQGRHKIQRGFVPSWTYSAHKIFHPAFDRAIAEYIREEKRILDQAMEEDQNRSPYRPFISEKSPC, via the coding sequence GTGGAAATTCGAATCGTCAAGTCGATGAGCAAGATCGAGCGCGACGACTGGAAGCCCCTAGAGTCAAGGAACTTTCCCTTCACAGACTATGACTTTTTAGCATCTTTAGAGCGATCTGGTTCCCTCGGAGAACGAACGGGCTGGTTCCCCCATTTTTTCGCCGCCTATGTAGACCACAGACTTATTGGCGCTTTGATCGCCTATCTTAAGACAAACTCCTATGGGGAGTACATTTTCGATTGGGAGTGGGCCAATGGTTTTCACCACCACCAGATCCCATATTATCCCAAATTGACTTCATCGATTCCATTCACACCTGCAACTGGGACAAAACTGCTACTCCACTCAGACTACGATCAAAAAGAGATCCGAGAAGAAGTGGATAAGGCTTTGTTGAGCCTTGTAAAAAGCAGCTCATGCAGCTCAATTCACCACCTTTTTATCCCTCAGGACGAGCTTCAGGCATGGCAGGGCTCTGGATATCACCTTCGATATAGCCAGCAGTATCATTGGCACAACCATGCCTACCAATGCTTTGATGACTTTCTAGCCAAGCTTAAGGGTAAAAGAGCCAAAGAAGTGAGGCGGGAACGGCGCCAGATTGCAGAGCAGGGTGTTGCAATCGAGTTACTTACTGGAGACAGCTTGGATCAAATGGCTAGCGATCGCTTCTACCAATTTTACCTAGCCACACTCGACAAGAAACACGGCCTAGATTACTTAACTCAGGAATTTTTCCGTCTCGTGTTCCAGTCGATGCAAGACCGGATCGTCTTATGCGTCGCTAGCTATGAAGGAGACTGGGTCGCCGCGTCCCTCAGCTTTCAAAAAGGCGACCACCTTTACGGTCGATATTGGGGTAGCACAGCATCGTTTCGAAGCCTTCATTTCGAGCTGTGCTACTACCAGATGATTGATTACGCTATCGCCAAAGGACTTAAGCTATTTGAAGCAGGTGCGCAAGGTCGCCACAAGATCCAACGTGGGTTCGTCCCCTCATGGACATACAGTGCCCACAAGATTTTTCACCCAGCCTTTGATCGAGCCATTGCTGAATATATTAGAGAAGAAAAGAGAATTCTAGACCAGGCCATGGAAGAGGATCAAAACCGATCCCCTTATAGGCCCTTCATATCTGAGAAAAGCCCTTGCTAA
- a CDS encoding Hsp33 family molecular chaperone HslO: MTRVKKYLSKDKTIRIASVVSTELVQAAIEHQRVSALSLTLMGRAMTGAVLMAAQLKEDQVVGLHFKGDGPVGSIFTEARYEGKVKVYCENRNADLPSHGKISDGLGSGHLEVVRSLPFQREPHRGTVELVSGEIAEDISYYLKQSHQVPSIVALSTIPGDHGCESAGGYILELMPGYTEETVQRLEALQQVIPPINQLIAKGASESDLVSDYLVNFEFEPLVHPHDTFYQCDCSMERIENSVRTLGVAEIRDMIQENRVFDVTCEFCGKSYQVNPVQLQRIITELKA; this comes from the coding sequence ATGACTCGAGTAAAAAAATATCTTTCAAAAGACAAAACTATCAGAATTGCAAGTGTCGTATCAACGGAACTTGTGCAGGCAGCGATTGAGCACCAACGGGTTTCAGCCTTGTCACTCACTCTGATGGGCCGAGCCATGACCGGAGCTGTCCTTATGGCAGCTCAACTGAAAGAAGATCAGGTCGTTGGCCTTCACTTCAAAGGCGATGGTCCTGTCGGGTCCATATTCACCGAAGCTCGATACGAAGGTAAAGTCAAAGTATATTGTGAAAATCGTAATGCTGACTTGCCATCCCATGGCAAAATCTCTGATGGCCTAGGCTCTGGACACTTGGAAGTGGTGCGCAGTCTCCCTTTTCAGAGAGAGCCTCATAGAGGAACTGTGGAGCTAGTATCAGGGGAGATTGCGGAGGATATTTCATACTACCTTAAGCAGTCTCATCAGGTGCCGTCCATTGTGGCACTATCCACCATTCCTGGGGATCACGGCTGCGAATCAGCAGGTGGTTATATCCTAGAGCTGATGCCTGGCTACACCGAGGAAACAGTGCAGCGCCTGGAAGCCTTGCAACAGGTGATCCCACCTATCAATCAGCTGATCGCAAAGGGCGCTAGCGAATCGGATCTCGTTTCGGATTACCTGGTGAATTTTGAGTTTGAGCCCTTGGTTCACCCCCACGATACTTTCTACCAATGTGATTGTTCTATGGAGCGTATTGAAAACTCGGTCCGCACATTGGGGGTTGCTGAGATTCGTGATATGATTCAAGAGAATCGGGTCTTTGATGTTACCTGTGAATTTTGTGGCAAATCATATCAGGTGAATCCTGTTCAACTTCAGAGAATTATTACAGAACTGAAAGCCTGA
- a CDS encoding energy transducer TonB produces the protein MEPKKDQLAADSKVKIKIIRNKSIVEAPLEETAPPTQDAYLGKQNHRTNQETRIIPKNTQKGLEASPRANKGSPDQKKDGGKIMPEGYGALLPSGTEMAGYNDFIPDDNLPVGEVLDVNTTEYQYIGYVTALRKSVELAFYSPLSSLKDEPHIREKIKSGAKIRFSGRSVAQLTIEKSGLLSEVTIVESAGDKKIDDAWVKILNLAAPFPPLPKHFDENKFVINYSLYYDYVIREEQKMRRYRF, from the coding sequence ATGGAACCGAAAAAAGACCAATTGGCTGCTGATTCCAAAGTCAAAATTAAAATTATCCGCAACAAAAGTATCGTCGAAGCTCCTCTGGAAGAAACCGCTCCTCCTACTCAGGATGCCTATTTAGGCAAACAGAACCATCGCACCAATCAGGAAACGAGAATCATCCCAAAAAATACCCAGAAGGGTTTAGAAGCCAGCCCAAGGGCTAATAAGGGCAGCCCAGATCAGAAAAAGGATGGTGGCAAGATTATGCCTGAGGGCTATGGGGCTTTACTTCCTAGTGGCACAGAGATGGCCGGCTACAACGACTTTATTCCCGATGACAACCTGCCCGTAGGCGAGGTGCTCGATGTCAATACCACGGAATATCAATACATTGGCTACGTCACGGCCCTGCGAAAATCAGTGGAGCTGGCCTTCTATAGCCCCTTGTCATCTTTGAAGGATGAGCCGCATATTCGAGAAAAGATCAAAAGTGGAGCCAAGATTCGCTTTTCTGGCCGATCTGTGGCTCAGTTGACCATCGAAAAAAGTGGCCTTCTTTCTGAGGTAACCATTGTGGAATCAGCTGGTGATAAGAAAATCGACGATGCCTGGGTCAAAATTCTAAACCTGGCTGCTCCATTTCCACCACTACCCAAGCATTTTGATGAAAACAAGTTTGTCATCAACTACTCCCTTTACTATGACTATGTTATCCGCGAAGAACAGAAGATGAGACGCTATCGATTTTGA
- a CDS encoding thiol-disulfide oxidoreductase DCC family protein — MNKNNQPIIFYDGECGFCSHSVRVILRIDRSDHFLFAPLQGQTAQASLPEDYRKLDSLVVKDSDGMLKKKFSAIESIVAQLPQFPWPLVSAAMGLVPSVLGDLVYSLIAKNRFLFGRKDACELPSPTQRQRFLD, encoded by the coding sequence TTGAATAAGAATAATCAGCCGATAATTTTTTATGATGGTGAGTGTGGGTTTTGTAGTCATTCTGTAAGAGTTATTCTCAGGATCGATCGTTCGGATCACTTCCTATTTGCCCCCCTACAAGGCCAGACCGCACAAGCGAGCCTTCCTGAAGACTACCGCAAGCTCGATAGCCTTGTGGTGAAAGACTCGGATGGTATGCTCAAGAAAAAGTTTTCAGCCATTGAAAGCATCGTGGCTCAGCTACCTCAGTTTCCATGGCCTCTGGTCTCGGCTGCCATGGGCCTAGTCCCCAGCGTACTTGGTGACCTTGTCTATTCTCTGATCGCTAAAAATCGATTTCTCTTTGGCCGCAAAGACGCTTGTGAACTGCCGTCTCCAACACAGAGGCAGCGATTTCTTGATTAA
- a CDS encoding ABC transporter ATP-binding protein, with translation MGETILKLEDVAVSFRSGKTEKELVQGVSFSIEQGQTFALVGESGSGKSITSLAIIGLLPSMAQVSQGKIFLGQQDLSRLDERRLQQIRGQQIAMIFQEPMTSLNPLSRVGRQIMEPMLVHCLHDKKESREKALYLLDKVGIPNPHESFNKYPHELSGGQQQRVMIAMALSCNPRLLIADEPTTALDVTVQRQVLELIRSLQDEFSMSLLFITHDLGVVAEVADHVGVMYQGKLEEVNGMTELFQRPRSAYTKGLIACRPPLDFKPRRLATLDDFLQQRKIEVLSEQVPHSDSSIILELKDISKSFAGSGILPWQKKKAFKAVDSVSLKVARGLTLGIVGESGCGKTTLARTMIRLLTPDAGQILLEGQDIGFKPQRDLVDIRRKMQYIFQNPYGALNPKMTVEDIMLEPMKIHNYGGSLAERLDKVKHLIERVGLDATMLQRFPHEFSGGQRQRICIARVLSLDPELIICDESVSALDVSVQAQILNLLQDLQEEKGLTYIFISHDLSVVKYFSDQVAVMYQGRIIENARADEIYNHPQQAFTQELLSAIPKDFPVGTDDVLNEIYIR, from the coding sequence ATGGGTGAAACGATATTAAAGTTGGAAGATGTGGCTGTCTCGTTCCGTTCGGGGAAGACTGAGAAGGAGCTGGTCCAAGGTGTGAGCTTCTCTATCGAGCAGGGGCAAACGTTTGCCCTGGTAGGCGAGTCTGGGTCTGGTAAGAGTATTACATCGCTAGCGATTATAGGGCTGTTGCCATCGATGGCTCAGGTCAGTCAGGGAAAAATATTTCTCGGTCAGCAAGACTTGAGCCGCCTGGATGAGCGTCGCTTGCAACAGATTCGAGGTCAGCAAATCGCTATGATCTTTCAGGAACCCATGACCAGCTTGAACCCACTCAGCAGGGTGGGGCGGCAAATTATGGAACCAATGCTAGTTCACTGCCTCCACGACAAGAAGGAAAGTCGAGAGAAAGCTCTTTATCTGCTTGATAAAGTTGGTATTCCCAACCCCCATGAGAGTTTTAACAAATATCCTCACGAACTCTCGGGAGGTCAGCAGCAAAGAGTCATGATCGCGATGGCTTTGTCGTGCAATCCAAGGCTTTTGATTGCTGATGAACCGACGACTGCTCTCGATGTTACGGTGCAGAGGCAGGTACTCGAACTTATCCGATCGTTGCAAGACGAGTTTAGTATGAGCTTGCTCTTCATCACCCATGATCTTGGAGTTGTTGCTGAAGTTGCCGACCACGTAGGTGTGATGTATCAAGGCAAGCTGGAAGAGGTCAACGGGATGACCGAGCTGTTCCAAAGGCCTCGCTCTGCCTATACCAAGGGCTTGATTGCATGTCGACCGCCTCTGGACTTTAAGCCTAGGCGTCTGGCGACCCTTGATGATTTTCTGCAGCAGCGCAAGATCGAAGTGCTTAGTGAGCAAGTTCCCCATTCTGATAGTTCAATCATCTTGGAGCTAAAAGACATCAGCAAATCATTTGCTGGCTCAGGTATTCTACCTTGGCAAAAGAAAAAGGCATTCAAGGCTGTTGACAGTGTCAGCCTGAAGGTAGCTCGTGGCTTGACCCTTGGGATTGTTGGAGAATCAGGCTGTGGGAAGACGACGCTAGCGCGGACGATGATTCGGCTCTTGACCCCCGATGCTGGTCAAATCCTTTTGGAGGGTCAGGACATTGGGTTCAAACCCCAACGAGACTTGGTCGATATTCGACGGAAAATGCAGTATATCTTTCAGAATCCCTACGGAGCCTTGAATCCAAAGATGACGGTCGAGGACATCATGCTGGAGCCTATGAAAATTCATAACTATGGTGGCTCTCTTGCTGAGCGCCTGGATAAAGTGAAACATCTAATTGAGAGAGTCGGCCTAGATGCAACAATGCTGCAGAGATTTCCCCATGAGTTTTCTGGGGGGCAAAGACAACGGATATGTATCGCAAGAGTTTTGAGCCTCGACCCAGAGCTTATTATCTGTGATGAGTCGGTTTCCGCTTTAGATGTGTCTGTGCAGGCGCAGATTCTCAACCTTCTCCAAGATCTTCAAGAAGAAAAAGGGCTCACCTATATCTTTATCTCTCATGACTTGAGCGTGGTGAAATACTTCTCAGATCAAGTAGCTGTTATGTATCAGGGTAGGATTATCGAGAATGCCCGTGCAGATGAGATTTACAATCATCCACAGCAGGCATTTACCCAGGAGCTGCTATCAGCTATTCCTAAAGACTTTCCAGTAGGTACTGATGATGTGTTAAATGAGATTTATATTCGTTAA
- a CDS encoding gamma-glutamylcyclotransferase family protein has translation MSNYAFYGTLRDSEVLSLVAGSTILTKFHETFDLSDFGAFFVKGQAYPALRACRGKVAKLSLFRNLSPKEESAIIYFEGDEYHRIAKTIQDCSYQIFMAHESVLIDREEWTLQQFQSLHKASYLENIPVWMEGFNFS, from the coding sequence ATGAGCAACTATGCATTTTATGGAACCCTAAGGGACTCAGAGGTTCTCAGCCTGGTAGCAGGTTCCACCATCTTGACTAAATTTCACGAAACCTTTGATCTCTCTGATTTTGGAGCTTTCTTCGTCAAAGGTCAGGCCTATCCAGCGCTCAGAGCCTGCCGCGGCAAGGTAGCCAAACTATCCCTTTTTCGCAACTTGTCTCCCAAGGAAGAGTCTGCGATTATCTATTTTGAGGGTGATGAATACCATCGCATCGCCAAGACCATTCAAGACTGTTCTTATCAAATTTTTATGGCTCATGAGTCAGTATTAATAGATCGTGAGGAATGGACTTTGCAGCAGTTTCAGAGCCTGCACAAGGCAAGCTATTTAGAAAACATTCCGGTATGGATGGAAGGGTTTAATTTTTCGTAA
- a CDS encoding aspartate/glutamate racemase family protein, whose protein sequence is MLPILGIIGGVSYHSTIHYYKRINEAYGKAKGGHSSAPIMIDSLDFSIVERCRLAGKWQELANSVLSAALRLERVGCQAIMVASNTLHKFAPLLESRLGIPLLHIGDGIAFELNQRQKQKVLLLGTKLTMDEPFLRQRVESKFEGSILCPDPEEKLELSRIIYEELTQGMIKESSKAFYEAICSKYQELGVDGILMSCTEIGLLIPADEDRFLDSLEAHVSAGVEFLLVSE, encoded by the coding sequence ATGTTGCCCATCCTGGGAATTATCGGTGGGGTGAGTTATCATTCAACCATCCACTACTATAAAAGAATCAACGAAGCTTATGGAAAAGCTAAAGGCGGCCATTCTTCGGCACCAATCATGATAGACTCCCTTGACTTTTCAATTGTGGAGCGTTGTCGTCTGGCAGGAAAGTGGCAGGAACTCGCAAACTCCGTTTTGTCTGCTGCGCTGCGTCTCGAACGGGTTGGCTGCCAGGCAATCATGGTTGCAAGCAATACCTTACATAAATTCGCACCCCTATTAGAGAGTAGGCTAGGAATACCCCTGCTTCATATCGGCGACGGAATCGCCTTTGAGTTGAATCAGCGCCAAAAACAAAAGGTACTGCTTCTGGGTACCAAGTTAACCATGGATGAGCCTTTTTTGCGGCAGCGCGTTGAATCTAAGTTTGAGGGGAGTATCCTATGCCCCGACCCTGAAGAGAAGCTTGAGCTGAGTCGCATCATTTACGAAGAGCTGACTCAGGGTATGATCAAAGAGTCTTCGAAAGCCTTCTACGAAGCCATTTGCAGCAAGTATCAAGAATTGGGTGTCGATGGGATACTCATGTCGTGCACCGAGATTGGCCTTCTTATTCCCGCAGACGAAGATCGGTTTCTCGATTCCTTGGAAGCCCATGTGAGTGCTGGAGTCGAATTCCTTCTTGTGTCAGAATAG
- a CDS encoding sigma-70 family RNA polymerase sigma factor: MATQINISEFALDYMTKLSEVLDQEILRYYSDIVETVEDGDDSQQDAERLRLIILDQICSRSEDTDRLDRIVSNKSGKSEFLDRLKQDWERLPHRLVAKHWHLVRQVAATYHIDVKYDNDQEFNDIVGVAQEVLYQSAKKYMRRPRGDFKSFVWPILRQKIKEEQGRKHPVPFKIRKKLRALGDLREAYSYRTDVTLTKDVVRDALQLSEQELDELLSIEAVWGNGAEIESDVVIEDIEEPDLSPNALAILVSIENEALLKEAIDQLNDKEKALIHGLYFQDHSARELAETLDIPLNVLKKNHKKALKRLRQIVDGES; encoded by the coding sequence ATGGCAACACAGATTAACATTAGCGAGTTTGCTCTCGATTATATGACCAAACTTAGTGAGGTCTTAGATCAGGAGATACTCCGCTATTATAGTGATATTGTTGAGACAGTTGAAGATGGCGATGACTCTCAGCAAGATGCCGAGCGCTTGAGGCTCATTATCTTGGATCAGATCTGTAGCCGGTCCGAAGATACCGATAGACTCGATCGTATTGTAAGCAATAAGAGTGGCAAATCGGAGTTTCTCGATCGTTTAAAACAGGACTGGGAGCGTTTGCCCCACCGCTTGGTGGCCAAGCACTGGCACCTCGTTCGGCAAGTCGCAGCAACCTATCATATCGACGTAAAATACGATAATGATCAAGAGTTTAACGATATTGTTGGGGTTGCCCAAGAAGTTCTTTATCAGTCAGCAAAAAAGTATATGCGAAGGCCCAGGGGAGACTTCAAATCCTTCGTATGGCCTATACTGAGGCAGAAAATTAAAGAGGAGCAGGGTCGCAAGCATCCGGTGCCATTCAAGATCCGAAAAAAGCTCCGCGCTCTGGGAGATCTCAGAGAGGCCTACAGCTATCGAACTGACGTCACGTTAACCAAGGACGTAGTACGGGACGCGTTACAGCTGAGCGAGCAGGAGTTGGATGAACTGCTATCGATTGAGGCTGTTTGGGGCAATGGTGCCGAAATTGAATCTGATGTTGTGATTGAAGATATTGAAGAACCTGATCTATCTCCCAATGCCCTCGCTATATTGGTAAGTATAGAAAACGAAGCCTTGCTCAAAGAGGCCATTGATCAGTTGAATGACAAAGAAAAAGCTTTGATTCATGGGCTCTATTTTCAAGATCACTCCGCCAGAGAGCTTGCTGAGACACTCGATATACCTCTCAATGTTCTTAAGAAAAATCATAAGAAAGCTCTGAAACGGCTCCGGCAGATTGTCGATGGCGAGAGCTAA
- a CDS encoding neutral/alkaline non-lysosomal ceramidase N-terminal domain-containing protein yields MRLAILGMLLISFFQAAHAEAEKNCQYLAGASAHDITGPMIGTIMNGYGSPDHRPHGIHMRLWSRSLVLQDSCTGQIVSLTVNDLGMIFSDLKQTILDRLEQEVPGQFSHRNLLLAATHTHSALGGYSHRTLYNIPTLGFHSEVYEAIVTGTVKSIIDAYHSMEPSRLFVNQGRLSGAGFNRSIAAYNSNPSWERDLYSAPVPETMTLLKVVKKSGQDLASFNWFAVHPVSLPLSGQMISGDNKGLAAYYLEKSVTQKQGQKGYVAGFLQGNSGDVSPYPISIDGYQHQKGWQRLEDSAQKQFQKAKVLHQEARQELAGPMKIVHTFIDLHTYGIDGQNGGKTCYGALGFAFAAGTENANPLALFEEGLPKQGASWPHLQLMPEDQSCHGEKKILLPTGRFNPSWTPHVLPFQIITIGSLAIIAAPFEITTMAGRRMKRLLRESIESLGIRYTVLSALANDYAHYVTTPEEYQAQHYEGGSTLFGIRTLEAYIEIYRKLMTQLKASEPFRVKKGYEALQRPWFKAGIELTLDSKPIYKNYGSLVVPLMSQYQHGEPITAKFWAGDPRHSQANKGNYFRIEKQSATSSDWQEVLNDHDHETRVHWEAAGLRQSQMVLTWLTSLSSQEDGVYRICHRGQAKGLWSGLQPYNTCSKPFALRRK; encoded by the coding sequence ATGCGCCTAGCTATTCTAGGAATGCTTCTTATAAGCTTCTTTCAAGCTGCTCATGCAGAGGCAGAGAAGAACTGCCAATACCTTGCAGGTGCTAGCGCTCATGACATTACCGGGCCAATGATCGGCACCATAATGAATGGCTACGGCAGCCCAGATCATCGGCCGCACGGAATCCATATGAGGCTCTGGTCGCGGTCTTTGGTGTTACAAGACTCCTGTACGGGACAAATTGTAAGTCTCACTGTGAATGACTTGGGAATGATATTTTCTGACTTGAAGCAGACGATTTTAGATCGATTGGAGCAAGAAGTCCCTGGGCAATTTTCACACCGTAATCTGTTGCTGGCTGCAACCCACACCCATTCCGCTCTTGGGGGCTACTCTCATCGCACCCTTTATAATATTCCCACCCTTGGTTTTCATTCTGAGGTCTATGAGGCGATCGTCACTGGGACCGTAAAATCTATCATAGATGCCTATCATTCCATGGAGCCCAGTCGACTGTTTGTGAATCAGGGAAGGCTATCTGGAGCTGGTTTTAATCGGTCGATAGCCGCTTACAACAGCAACCCAAGTTGGGAACGTGACCTCTATTCAGCACCAGTGCCAGAGACCATGACGTTGCTCAAAGTCGTTAAAAAAAGTGGGCAGGATCTAGCCAGTTTCAATTGGTTTGCGGTTCATCCCGTATCGCTACCTTTAAGTGGTCAGATGATTAGCGGTGATAACAAGGGCTTGGCAGCATACTATTTGGAAAAATCTGTCACGCAGAAACAAGGACAAAAAGGTTATGTAGCTGGATTCCTACAGGGCAATTCAGGAGACGTGAGCCCTTATCCAATCTCTATTGATGGCTATCAACATCAAAAGGGTTGGCAAAGGCTCGAAGATTCGGCCCAGAAACAGTTTCAAAAAGCAAAGGTTCTTCATCAAGAAGCTAGGCAGGAGCTGGCTGGGCCAATGAAAATAGTTCATACCTTTATTGATCTTCATACCTATGGGATTGATGGCCAGAACGGTGGGAAAACATGCTACGGAGCTTTAGGGTTTGCGTTTGCCGCAGGCACTGAAAATGCAAACCCTCTGGCTCTTTTTGAGGAAGGCCTACCTAAGCAAGGGGCCTCTTGGCCTCATCTCCAGCTCATGCCTGAAGATCAGTCCTGCCATGGCGAAAAAAAAATCCTGCTGCCCACAGGGCGCTTCAATCCCTCCTGGACGCCCCATGTGCTACCATTTCAGATTATCACGATCGGCTCCTTAGCAATTATTGCTGCACCATTTGAGATTACAACCATGGCGGGACGAAGAATGAAGCGTTTACTTCGTGAATCCATAGAGTCCCTCGGGATTCGCTATACGGTCTTATCAGCGCTTGCCAACGACTATGCTCACTATGTAACGACCCCCGAGGAGTATCAAGCACAGCATTACGAGGGCGGTTCGACTCTCTTTGGAATTCGTACCCTTGAAGCCTACATAGAGATCTATCGCAAGCTCATGACTCAGCTAAAGGCTAGCGAACCATTCAGAGTTAAAAAAGGCTATGAGGCTCTACAACGGCCTTGGTTTAAGGCTGGTATCGAGCTTACACTTGACTCGAAACCGATTTACAAAAACTATGGAAGTTTGGTGGTACCCCTGATGAGTCAATACCAGCACGGAGAACCAATAACAGCTAAGTTCTGGGCTGGAGATCCTCGACATAGCCAAGCCAACAAAGGAAATTACTTTCGCATAGAGAAACAGTCCGCCACTTCAAGTGACTGGCAAGAGGTGCTAAACGATCACGATCACGAAACTCGCGTCCATTGGGAGGCTGCGGGTTTACGCCAATCCCAGATGGTTTTGACCTGGTTAACGTCACTGTCAAGTCAGGAGGATGGAGTTTATCGCATCTGTCATCGAGGCCAAGCAAAAGGCCTCTGGTCAGGGCTTCAGCCCTACAACACTTGCAGCAAGCCGTTTGCATTGCGAAGAAAATAG
- a CDS encoding response regulator has protein sequence MEQKVLVIDDDFDILLLICDILESHNYTCEAVSNPSEVLNMASEQLTAFDLIFTDIKMPELDGFDLISILKDRGVEVPVIAVTGLPDEGQSLFETKLSRRRCSPDYIVRKPFTFDQISQPKKFHWNLME, from the coding sequence ATGGAACAAAAAGTGCTCGTAATCGACGATGACTTCGATATCCTTTTGCTGATATGTGACATCTTAGAGTCGCATAACTATACCTGTGAGGCAGTGTCTAATCCAAGTGAAGTCTTGAACATGGCGAGTGAGCAGCTAACGGCCTTCGACCTAATATTTACCGACATCAAGATGCCCGAACTAGATGGCTTTGATTTGATCAGCATTCTTAAGGATAGGGGCGTTGAGGTTCCAGTGATTGCTGTGACTGGCTTGCCGGACGAGGGACAGTCCCTTTTTGAAACCAAGCTATCTCGTAGGCGATGCAGCCCAGACTATATTGTAAGAAAGCCATTTACCTTTGACCAAATTTCACAACCGAAGAAATTTCACTGGAATCTTATGGAATAG